The Dendropsophus ebraccatus isolate aDenEbr1 chromosome 2, aDenEbr1.pat, whole genome shotgun sequence DNA segment CCAAACTTTCTATATTACAGCTGGCGTACTGATTTCCACTTGGTGTTTGTTCCCAGCTTTTCATTTCGTCCACAATGATGTTATAGAACCGATTCTTCAATGTTGGTATTTTCGATAATAGATTACCGGACATGGTTTTAAAGTCAAATTTGCCAATTACTTGTTGGGTATTATCTATCAAAAGACATTTCTTTAGATTCTGATGAATTTCCTTGAGACTCAAAAGAAGGATTCCATTCTGTTTTAAGATCCTCCAAACAAGTGGGTTATTGAGTAATACCCCAATCTTCAGAGCACCCCAACTGATTGATTGTCCACAAAGACCCATGTTCCTTCGGTATTGACAGAACATGTCTAGAAAAGAGTTGGCGGCAGCATAATTCGCTTGTCCTGTATTTCCAACAAATGAAGCAATGGATGAATAGCACACAAAGTAATCTAGTTTAATGTCTGATGTGGCACGGTGAAGATTAACAGCTCCATCTACTTTAGGACTTAGGACTTTCTCAAAAAGTGACAGGTTTAAGTTCTGCAGAATAGCATCATGAAAAACGACAGCGCTGTGAAAGACGCCTCTTATTGGAATTTTTgggagtattttttttattgaatctaTTGCCTTCATGACTTCAGTATAATTGGACACGTTACATTGCAGGGTGACTATCTTAgtattttccttttcattttgaGCCTCAGCGATTTGCTGTTTCATTTCAGGAGTGGGATCTCTTCTGGACAAAATCACAACGTTGCCCCCACCATTCCTTATAATGAATTTCACTGTTTCAAACCCAAGACCAGTCAGACCCCCTGTGACTATGTAAACACCACAGTGCTTAAAAAGTCTTGGATCAGGCGATGACCGAGAAATCTTTGAAATTATACTGTTATCTAGCTCTATAAGAGGTAAAGCCTGGGCTACTGCGTAGCTGCACAATGTATTGTTACCGATCGATTTACTGTATGATGGTTGAACCATGAGCTTTGGAATAATGATGTCAGATGACATAGAGTATAACCATTTATGTAAGTCTTTTGCAAACTGCTGTAGATACGCCTTCTGAAACACAACAGAGAGATCAAGCAGATGAACATGAACGTCTTCCCTGGCATTCAGACTGATATTTTTAACAATTTTCTGATCCGATAGAACAATGACATTTCTAAGAAGAGGTAACTCAGTGAGAGCTTCACTAGATGGACCTTCATCTGCAAGAAGAACAACCATAGCAGCGCACTGTTTGTCAGGTATCAAACTCCCATTGGACATAACAGATGTCCAGCCTGCTTGTTCTGCTGTCTTGCACAAAACGTTGCATAAAATGGATTTTGCATCTGATGTTACTATTGtcagtttttgtttattttttggcCGTGGTAGTTGTCGACATAATATTTCCCAGGCTAAAACAAAGAATGAGACACATGGACAATTTCTTAATACTAGAGCTTTCTTGACTAAGTAGCAAACATTCTCAGAAAGCTTCACTTTAGAGGCGGCAACTGTTGGGTAACAAACTGCAACCCGATCCCCAACTTGAATTTTCTTGACATCTTTCCCAACTGCGGTAACAACACCAGCAAAATCCAGGGCAATGAGTTCATGCTTTTCACTTGGTGCCCAGTATGAAGCATTTCCGTATTTCCAACTTGAATACGTCACAGGAAAATAATCTTCTGTGTGGGAGCAAATTCTGTCAATGTTGATCTCTACATCTTTGCTGTTTAAGTCGGAAAACTGGTAAGTTATTTGTTCAGCAGATATTTCAGTTACTTTGTAGGGCTCTgaagtgtaaagggtaaaataATCAGATTTCTGTAAAGTTTCTGTTTGCTTTATTCTTTTTTCTGTGTCGGTGGGAATTATTTCACTGGTGTAAATGGAACCGTCATTGATCCAAATCTCAGCATAGTCTCTTGGGTCATGGTGAAGAAGAACTTGAGCCAATGCCGCCACATCTTGGGAGCTTGATGAAGAAATATCAATGAGCTGAAATGTAATTTCAGGTACTTCCATGACACAAGTTCTAGTCATTCCCACCAATGAGAATCCAGGGTTAATGTGATCCACTGTACTTTCAACTGTTCTGAACGTTACTGCCCTGATAGAAGGCTTAGAGGGATTTTCCTTGACTGCCAAAATCAGCTGTCTAAAGATTTCACAACACTTTGCAAGATATTGTGTGAGATCTGAGTTGTCTTTAGTCAGTCTGTGGATTCCCCACATGAACACAACATCATTGTATTCACTATGAAGCAGCTTATGTATGTGAATATCTGAATCCCAGCTGTTGAAGGGAACGTAGCTCAATCCATTCTTTATGAATTTTGATAACTTTTCACCTATCCCGAGACTGTCAGAGTAAATTAATATATTCCGCTCTTGTTCTAGAGTTTGTTGGGATTGTGAAGACTTTTTCCATTCAACGTGGAAAAATTTTTTGTCTTCTTTGTTCAATGTTTGTTTTAAAAATGTCATCCTTAAACTTTTTATTTCGGCTAAAACTAAACCATCGTTATCTGTAAAACATCCGCATAATTCAGAAAATGCATCTGTGCTTCGTATTATTTTCATATAGATGATCATTTGTTCTTGTAGAGGCTGTAGAATCGATAGACCTCCTATTGATGATGGAAAGATAGCAGAGTGAGTACCAGTGTGAAGACACACTGCCATTTGGAGAAAACTGTCTAAGATGATGGGATGAATATGGTACTCATACATTGTTTCTCGGACTTCTTCACTTACTTGCACTCTGGCAATTCCTTCTTTAAGATCTTTTCCATAATGAACATCGCCCAGCTGTTTGTAAGCCTTCCCATATTCAAATCCGATCACAGCGAGCTGATCATAAATACTTTGTGTCTTGATAACAGAAGTAGATCTTTGGAATATATTTCCAGTTGAGATCCTTTTGCTTGCTTTAGTTGCTctgtaatttgtttctatttttccAGTTGCAAAAACATGTGATGTTAGAACCTCAAAATGAGTGACTTGGTCTTCGTGACTCAACTTCACATTCAGGTCTACAGAGTTTTGGTGGAGAACACAAGGGTTCAAGAACGATGCACTAATTTCTAGAGAATGTAAAGGAATTTTTGGTTTGAAGCTGGTAAATGCAGCTGCCAATCCAAGTTCTACATAGAATGCACCTGGAATAAGAGCAGATCCTGAACTTTTGTGTTCATAGACATAAGGTGTTGTTTCTTTGGATACTTTACATCTAAACTCACCAAAATCTTCACTCAAGCTACAAATTAATGGATGGTTGGGACTCGATGTTGCTTGGTCCTTGTATCTGATTTTTTCAAATTGTGTATCTTGCTTAAGGTGATCGAATTGATATCTAGGAATAGTAGAAGGAGCAGATTTATACGCTTCAAATATACTACCCCAGTCAGGATTGTATCCCTGTGTAAAAAGTGATAACAACATAGAAAAGATGGCTTCATGCTCTTTTTTAGGCTGGATAACAGGTAATGCTGTTGTTTTGGATCCTAAATTTTCCATTATGTTCCTTTGTAGAGCTCTCCGCGGTCCTATCTCAATAAACACAGTGTTTTCTTGATCTCTTACAGAAGCTTTGATGGCTTTTTCGAAGGAAACAGGTTCCCGAATATTTCTAGCCCAGTAATAACCAGTAGTGAAATCTCCTTTGGATGCTAACTGACCACTCACTGTGGAAATAAGGTCAACTTCCATATTTTGTTCTTGTAAATCCCTAAGTGTCTCTATAACCTCGTCCAGTATAGCATCCATCATAGGGCTGTGGTATGCAGCAGGAACATCGAGTATATGGAGAAATATATTAGTTGAACTGTAATCTTTGGACAGTTTCTCATTTAGTTGGTCTATTGTCTCGCCATCTCCAGATACTGTACATGAGGTAGGACTGTTATAGGCAGCGATGCAAACTTTCCCCTTGTATGATGCGATTATATCTGAAACTTTGGTAACTGTGATATTTCCAACTACCAACATTTTCCCTCCAGTAACTTTACATTGCAGAGCACTCCTGTAATATATGACTTTTACTGCATCTTCTAGTGATAAAAGTCCAGAGCAATGAGCAGCAGCAACTTCTCCAACCGAATGTCCCAAAATGCAGTCTGGCTTCACCCCCCAGTATCTCACTAAAGCGACTAATGCCACCTGAATTGTGAAGAGCAGCAACTGTGCTACATCCGGCCTAGAAAAATCGTCAAACTCTTCCTCCAATAACTGTATGACAGAGAGTGAGGTGTAGACTCGAATCATCATATCTATCTCTACACActtctgtctgaacactggctcaAGTTCTAGTAACATCTTACACATCCCTTTATAAATGACCCCATTCCCACAGAACACAAATACAATTCGCGGACTGGATTTAGCCAGGAAAATGTCTTTTTTCACAGTTTGAAGCTGTTGATGTAATTGAGTTAAGGAAGAGGCCAGAAATCCTGTTCTGTATCTGTAATTTAGGTGACTTCTTCTACAAGCGGC contains these protein-coding regions:
- the LOC138784214 gene encoding mycolipanoate synthase-like, encoding MDDTEDQIAIVGIGCHFPGGEGIDNFWKVVVEGRNCTIEIPEDRFNVKHWYDTDYNKPGKICTSRAAIVEGINEFDPKPFGIHKSETETMDPQHKLLLECTYRALEDGGYPEKSFSGSDTGVFIGLMNRDVESIYNNCPDYITHLTGTGTSMCIAANRISYCFNLTGPSMSIDTACSSSLVALHYACQSIRQGDCGMAICGGVSCIIEPRVYVALSQAKMISPEGISKPFSNKADGYGRGEGVGVVLLKPLRKAIDDYNKIWGIICKSAINQDGRSVSPITRPSQYQQEKLLKHIYKSIHPQSVQYIEVHGTGTPVGDPIEATSLKNTIGKMRPNGIKPLKIGSVKGNIGHTESASGVAGLIKVLLMMHHEVIPPSLHYSKENGIKVLEESNLEIPTSPEKWHEDNQFGRMAGINNFGFGGTNAHVVIKQHKQEYPQYHSKRPFELFILSAASKESVHLSIKDSQQVLSETTPITLENLVYTAACRRSHLNYRYRTGFLASSLTQLHQQLQTVKKDIFLAKSSPRIVFVFCGNGVIYKGMCKMLLELEPVFRQKCVEIDMMIRVYTSLSVIQLLEEEFDDFSRPDVAQLLLFTIQVALVALVRYWGVKPDCILGHSVGEVAAAHCSGLLSLEDAVKVIYYRSALQCKVTGGKMLVVGNITVTKVSDIIASYKGKVCIAAYNSPTSCTVSGDGETIDQLNEKLSKDYSSTNIFLHILDVPAAYHSPMMDAILDEVIETLRDLQEQNMEVDLISTVSGQLASKGDFTTGYYWARNIREPVSFEKAIKASVRDQENTVFIEIGPRRALQRNIMENLGSKTTALPVIQPKKEHEAIFSMLLSLFTQGYNPDWGSIFEAYKSAPSTIPRYQFDHLKQDTQFEKIRYKDQATSSPNHPLICSLSEDFGEFRCKVSKETTPYVYEHKSSGSALIPGAFYVELGLAAAFTSFKPKIPLHSLEISASFLNPCVLHQNSVDLNVKLSHEDQVTHFEVLTSHVFATGKIETNYRATKASKRISTGNIFQRSTSVIKTQSIYDQLAVIGFEYGKAYKQLGDVHYGKDLKEGIARVQVSEEVRETMYEYHIHPIILDSFLQMAVCLHTGTHSAIFPSSIGGLSILQPLQEQMIIYMKIIRSTDAFSELCGCFTDNDGLVLAEIKSLRMTFLKQTLNKEDKKFFHVEWKKSSQSQQTLEQERNILIYSDSLGIGEKLSKFIKNGLSYVPFNSWDSDIHIHKLLHSEYNDVVFMWGIHRLTKDNSDLTQYLAKCCEIFRQLILAVKENPSKPSIRAVTFRTVESTVDHINPGFSLVGMTRTCVMEVPEITFQLIDISSSSSQDVAALAQVLLHHDPRDYAEIWINDGSIYTSEIIPTDTEKRIKQTETLQKSDYFTLYTSEPYKVTEISAEQITYQFSDLNSKDVEINIDRICSHTEDYFPVTYSSWKYGNASYWAPSEKHELIALDFAGVVTAVGKDVKKIQVGDRVAVCYPTVAASKVKLSENVCYLVKKALVLRNCPCVSFFVLAWEILCRQLPRPKNKQKLTIVTSDAKSILCNVLCKTAEQAGWTSVMSNGSLIPDKQCAAMVVLLADEGPSSEALTELPLLRNVIVLSDQKIVKNISLNAREDVHVHLLDLSVVFQKAYLQQFAKDLHKWLYSMSSDIIIPKLMVQPSYSKSIGNNTLCSYAVAQALPLIELDNSIISKISRSSPDPRLFKHCGVYIVTGGLTGLGFETVKFIIRNGGGNVVILSRRDPTPEMKQQIAEAQNEKENTKIVTLQCNVSNYTEVMKAIDSIKKILPKIPIRGVFHSAVVFHDAILQNLNLSLFEKVLSPKVDGAVNLHRATSDIKLDYFVCYSSIASFVGNTGQANYAAANSFLDMFCQYRRNMGLCGQSISWGALKIGVLLNNPLVWRILKQNGILLLSLKEIHQNLKKCLLIDNTQQVIGKFDFKTMSGNLLSKIPTLKNRFYNIIVDEMKSWEQTPSGNQYASCNIESLDDYVLLVLAELTGISASDITPTSPLNSLGVDSMLAVTLQGHIFKEKNVSIPLVKLLDPNTTISMLVSILEETTCDDGEYTKL